From the Primulina tabacum isolate GXHZ01 chromosome 15, ASM2559414v2, whole genome shotgun sequence genome, one window contains:
- the LOC142526052 gene encoding serine/threonine-protein phosphatase 7 long form homolog, whose protein sequence is MLLQIWVWSRITLLCLDRAQHVSISQKQAADVLQGLPFPPYGARWRRGFSLIHMAHHLVRIMRYMLDKIVERQFLWIVYDMESPEVGGILDGNRIHLCRSACALINFHIVEMHRPERCLRQFGMRQGIPPPVTNFDNFHKLTRQSRNNFDWATYHKDFVEMWDNRYNFVIGGDYVIPGTPVITVDYVGWYHRISQIVLSPPVVPSNITGYHPVDANYRDFIVRHVQFIYICT, encoded by the exons ATGTTATTGCAGATTTGGGTGTGGTCTAGAATTACTCTTCTTTGCCTTGATAGAGCACAACATGTATCTATTTCACAAAAGCAGGCTGCGGATGTACTTCAGGGTCTACCATTCCCACCATACGGCGCACG GTGGAGACGCGGATTCTCTTTGATACACATGGCCCATCATTTGGTCCGTATAATGAGATATATGCTTGACAAGATAGTAGAAAGGCAG TTTCTATGGATAGTTTATGATATGGAGTCCCCGGAGGTTGGTGGAATTCTTGACGGAAATAGAATTCATCTATGTCGGTCGGCATGCGCATTGATCAATTTTCATATAGTTGAGATGCATAGACCAGAACGGTGTCTCCGACAGTTTGGAATGCGTCAGGGTATTCCACCACCTGTTACTAACTTCGACAATTTTCATAAACTGACGCGACAAAGCCGGAACAACTTTGATTGGGCGACATATCACAAAGATTTTGTAGAAATGTGGGATAACAGATATAATTTTGTAATTGGTGGGGATTATGTCATACCTGGTACACCCGTCATCACAGTGGACTATGTTGGTTGGTATCATCGCATTTCACAAATAGTGCTCTCGCCGCCAGTGGTACCTTCAAACATCACGGGCTACCATCCTGTTGATGCAAACTATCGAGATTTTATCGTAAGACATGTTCAATTTATCTACATATGTacgtaa